The genomic region GGCTTCGACCTGTTGGGACTCGACGCTGCGCAGGTGAAGCTCAAGACCAGTTCCGCCAGCGTGTCGCGCGATCCGGAGATCGCCCCCGGCGTCGCGACAATCCGCACGCTCGTTGGCCCCAATTCGACCCGCGCCGCCGATGTCGGGCTGGTCGGGGCGCCCGAGCAGGTACTCGACGCCCCCATCGCTGGCCTGCCCAACCCGCGTGCCTTCACCGCGGTGGCTATGCCCAATCCGCATCTGGTGACCTTTGTCGACCAGGTCGACGAGGCCGAACTGGTGGCACTGGGCGAATGGTGCGAAAGCCGCCCGGCGCTATTGCCCGCGCGCGCCAATGTCTCGTTCGTCGAGCTGCGCAGCCCGACCCGCCTGTTCGTCCGCACCTTCGAGCGCGGGGTCGGGCTAACCGACAGCTGCGGCAGCGCGATGGCGGCATCGGTGCTGAGCGCCGCGCTTACCGCCCGCGTCCCCTTCGGCACGCCCATCGAGGTGTTCAACCGCGGCGGCATGGTCCGTGGCCGAGCCGAGGCGGACACGCGGGTGGTGCTCAGCGGCAACGCGACCTTCGAGGCGGAGCAGGCAGTCGCGGTGGATTTCGCCACCGCGAGTCTGGGCGCGGTGGAAACGCTGCGGGCGCGGAGCGACGAGCGCTCTGCCTGGAACGCGATGGTCGCGGGACTGGCGCGCTAGGCGACGGGCGACGGAAGACACGAGCGCATCCGAGCGCTATGCGCGCGGCATGCCCCGGCTGCTTCTGTTCAACAAACCCTTCGGGGTCCTGTCGCAATTCACCGATCGCGGGTCGCCGACGACGCGGGCGACCCTGTCGGATTTCATCGACGTCAAGGGCGTCTATCCCGCCGGGCGGCTGGATCGTGACAGCGAAGGGCTGCTGCTGTTGTGCGATGACGGGCGACTGCAGGCGCGCATCGCCGATCCGCGCTTCAAGATGCCCAAGACCTATCTCGTGCAGGTCGAAGGCGATCCGCAGGACTCGGATCTGGCGCCCTTGCGGGAAGGCGTGCGGCTCAACGACGGCATGACCCTGCCGGCCGAGGTCGCGCGGATCGATGCGCCGGCGCTGTGGCTGCGCGATCCGCCGATCCGCGAGCGCAAGTCCATCCCCGACAGCTGGCTCCGCATCACCATCCGCGAAGGACGCAACCGGCAGGTGCGGCGGATGACGGCGGCGGTCGGCCTGCCCACGCTGCGGCTGGTCCGCTGGTCGATCGGCGACTGGTCCGTCGCCGGGATCGCACCGGGCCGGTTCGAGGAGGACGCCGCGCTGCGCGATCGGCAGCCCCGCCCGGCCGGGCATGCAAAGGCAAACCGTGAGGATTCCGGATCTCGATGAATTATCGCCATTCGTTCCATGCCGGCAACAGCGCCGATGTCGTCAAGCACAGCCTGCTGATCGCGCTCGTCCGGGCGCTCCAGCAAAAGCCGGGCGCGTTGACCCTGCTCGACACCCATGCCGGCTGCGGGCTCTACGACCTGGGCGGCGAGCAGGCCCAGCGCACCGGCGAGGCTGCGCACGGCGTGCTGCGGGCGTTTGCGGACGCGAATCCCTTGCTGGACGACTATCGCGCTGCCGTGCGGGCGGTGAATGCCGGGGCGGAGCCGCATCTCTATCCCGGCTCGCCGCAGTTCCTGGCGCAACTGTTGCGCCCCCAGGACCTGCTGATCCTCAACGAAAAGCATCCCGAGGACGCCGTTGCGCTGCGCGATGCAATGCGCGGCACTGCAGCTGCCGTGCACACGCGCGACGCCTATGAACTCTGGCTGGCGATGCTGCCGACCAAAACGCCGCGCGGCGTGGTGGTGGTCGATCCGCCCTATGAGCAGACCGACGAACGCGAGCGCATCACCGCAACCCTCGCCGCGGCGCACCGCAAATGGGCGCATGGTGTGACGGTGATCTGGTATCCGCTGAAGGACCGCGCGACGCATCATCAGTGGAAGGGCAGGCTGCGCAGGCTCGG from Sphingomonas sp. harbors:
- a CDS encoding pseudouridine synthase; translation: MPRLLLFNKPFGVLSQFTDRGSPTTRATLSDFIDVKGVYPAGRLDRDSEGLLLLCDDGRLQARIADPRFKMPKTYLVQVEGDPQDSDLAPLREGVRLNDGMTLPAEVARIDAPALWLRDPPIRERKSIPDSWLRITIREGRNRQVRRMTAAVGLPTLRLVRWSIGDWSVAGIAPGRFEEDAALRDRQPRPAGHAKANREDSGSR
- a CDS encoding 23S rRNA (adenine(2030)-N(6))-methyltransferase RlmJ — encoded protein: MNYRHSFHAGNSADVVKHSLLIALVRALQQKPGALTLLDTHAGCGLYDLGGEQAQRTGEAAHGVLRAFADANPLLDDYRAAVRAVNAGAEPHLYPGSPQFLAQLLRPQDLLILNEKHPEDAVALRDAMRGTAAAVHTRDAYELWLAMLPTKTPRGVVVVDPPYEQTDERERITATLAAAHRKWAHGVTVIWYPLKDRATHHQWKGRLRRLGIPKFLTIEHWLYDADMPGIYNGAGLFVVNPPYAFTQTLPPLLEALRTALAPEGHGGEMMVDWLVA
- the dapF gene encoding diaminopimelate epimerase produces the protein MRIPFTKCHGSGNDFPLIDARVMTLSEAEWATLARLLADRAGPVGGDGLLALVPGDDAHAFGMRMWNSDGSEAETCLNGLRCTARLGFDLLGLDAAQVKLKTSSASVSRDPEIAPGVATIRTLVGPNSTRAADVGLVGAPEQVLDAPIAGLPNPRAFTAVAMPNPHLVTFVDQVDEAELVALGEWCESRPALLPARANVSFVELRSPTRLFVRTFERGVGLTDSCGSAMAASVLSAALTARVPFGTPIEVFNRGGMVRGRAEADTRVVLSGNATFEAEQAVAVDFATASLGAVETLRARSDERSAWNAMVAGLAR